CAGCGCGCCGATCAGTGCGCGATAACCTTCACGCAGCGCCAGGTCGTCGCCACCGTAAACTTCCAGGGTGTCCTTGGGGTCGCGGATCAGCAGGCTGCCGAGCATGCAGCTCAGGCCCGCCTCGGTGACCTGGCCGGTCTTGGCGATCTTGTCCACCAGTACCGCGGCGAGAAACACCCCGCCGAGTGCCGTCAATTGCTCCTGGGTCGGGCTCATGCCGGGTTGCTCCAGGGCTCGGCAACTTCAATCACGCCGCCTCCCAGGCAAATCTCACCGTCATAGAACACCACGGACTGGCCGGGGGTGACGGCGCGCTGCGGGTCGTCGAAGGTGGCGCGGTAGCCGCTGGCGGTTTTTTCCAGGGTGCAGGGCTGGTCGCTCTGGCGATAACGCACTTTGGCGGTCAGGCGGCGTGGGGTGCTCAGGTCGATCGGGTTGACCCAATAGATCTCGGAAGCCAGCAGCGCGCCGGAGAACAGCAGTGGGTGTTCATTGCCCTGGCCGACGATCAGCACGTTGTGTTCGAGGTCTTTGACCAGCACGTACCACGGCTCCTCACCGGCGTCTTTCAAGCCGCCGATGCCCAGGCCCTGGCGTTGGCCGATGGTGTGGTACATCAAGCCGTGGTGGCGACCGATCACGTCACCTTCGGTGGTTTTGATTTCACCCGGTTGCGCCGGCAGGTACTGCTTGAGGAAATCGCTGAAGCGGCGCTCGCCGATAAAGCAGATCCCGGTGGAATCCTTCTTCTTGGCGGTGGCCAGGCCGTGTTTCTCGGCAATCTTGCGCACTTCGGGTTTTTCCAGCTCGCCCACCGGGAACAGGGTCTTGGCGATCTGTTCACCGCCGACGGCGTGCAGGAAGTAGCTCTGGTCCTTGTTCGGGTCCAGGCCCTTGAGCAGTTCGGTGCGGCCATCGATATCGCGGCGGCGCACGTAGTGGCCAGTGGCGATCAGGTCGGCGCCGAGCATCATGGCGTAGTCGAGGAACGCCTTGAACTTGATTTCGCGGTTGCACAGGATGTCCGGGTTCGGCGTGCGACCGGCCTTGTATTCGGCCAGGAAGTGCTCGAACACATTGTCCCAGTACTCGGCGGCAAAGTTGGCGGTGTGCAGCTTGATGCCGATCCTGTCGCACACGGCCTGGGCGTCCGCCAGGTCGTCCATGGCGGTGCAATATTCCGTTCCATCGTCTTCTTCCCAGTTCTTCATGAACAGGCCTTCCACCTCATAACCCTGCTCCATGAGCAGAACGGCGGAAACGGAAGAATCCACGCCGCCGGACATGCCGACGATGACGCGCTTCTTTTGTGTGTCAGAAGGGGCTGGATCACGCATAGGGTTTCAACGGGTGTCTTGAAAAAGGACGCGATTCTAGCAGGCCTGGGCCCGCAAGGCTAAAGAGAAGGGCGGATCAATTCCAGACTGTGACGCTGGCCGGCCAGATAATCATCGATACAGCGGATGATCAGCTCGCTGCGCCAGTCGTCGCGCACGGCCATCAGCTCGTCGCGGGTCAGCCAGCGGGCGCGCAGGATGCCTTCGTCGAGTTGATAGTCCGGATGGTGTTTCAGCGCCTTGGCAATGAAGCAGACGCGCTGATAGGTCACGCCATTGCTGGGGGCGGTGTACAGGTAGATGCCGACAATGCCCGTGGGCTCGACGTCCCAGCCGGTTTCCTCGAGGGTTTCGCGCACGGCGGCCTCGGTCAGGGTTTCATGTGGGTCGAGGTGGCCGGCGGGCTGATTGAGCACGGCGCGGCCGCCCTTGAGTTCTTCGACCATCAGGAACTTGCCGTTGTCTTCGACGATGGTGGCGACGGTGATGTGGGGTTGCCAGGTCATTCAAAACCTCGATTCAGGGTGTGACGCGGTCAGTGTGGCAACGGGCTTGCTCGCGAATGCGGTAAGCCAGTCAAAGATGCATTCATTGACCCAGCGCATTCGCGAGCAAGCCCGCTCCCACATGTTGATCCGGTTTATTCAGTCAAGCCGCAGTGTCCGCAAAGAGAAACCCCGGCACGGGGCCGGGGCTTCTTTGCATCCTTACAACCTTACTTCAACTTGGCAATGGCCGCGTTGAGGGTGTTGCTTGGGCGCATGGCGTTGCTGGTCAGCTCCGGGTTCGGCGCGTAGTAGCCGCCGATGTCCACTGGCTTGCCCTGTACGGCATTCAGCTCGGCAACGATGGTTGCCTCGTTGTCGCTCAGGGTTTTGGCCAGTTCGCCGAACTGCGCTTGCAGGGCAGTGTCTTCGGTCTGGGCGGCCAGGGCTTGAGCCCAGTACAGCGCCAGGTAGAAGTGGCTGCCGCGGTTGTCGATGTTGCCGACTTTACGCGATGGCGACTTGTTGTTGTCGAGGAACTGGCCGGTGGCCTGGTCCAGGGTCTTGGACAGTACCAGCGCTTTCGGGTTGTTGTAGGTAACACCCAAGTGCTCAAGGGATGCGGCCAGGGCCAGGAACTCGCCCAGGGAATCCCAGCGCAGGAAGTTTTCTTCCAGCAGCTGCTGCACGTGTTTCGGAGCCGAACCGCCGGCGCCGGTTTCGAACAGGCCACCGCCGTTCATCAGCGGCACGATCGACAGCATCTTGGCGCTGGTGCCCAGTTCCATGATCGGGAACAGGTCGGTCAGGTAGTCGCGCAGTACGTTGCCGGTCACCGAGATGGTGTCCAGGCCCTTGCGGGTGCGCTCCAGGGTGAACTTCATCGCGTCGACCGGCGACATGATGCGGATGTCCAGGCCTTCGGTGTTGTGGTCTTTCAGGTAAGCCTGAACTTTCTCGACCACGACGCCATCGTGCGCACGCTTGGGGTCCAGCCAGAAGATGGCCGGGGTGTTGCTGGCGCGGGCGCGGTTGACGGCCAGTTTGACCCAGTCCTGGATCGGCGCGTCTTTGGTCTGGCACATGCGGAAGATGTCGCCGGCTTCAACAGCCTGTTCCATCAGCAGGGTGCCCTTGCTGTCGGTGACGCGGACTACGCCGTCAGCCTTGATCTGGAAGGTCTTGTCGTGGGAACCGTACTCTTCGGCTTTCTTCGCCATCAGGCCAACGTTTGGCACGCTGCCCATGGTGGTTGGGTCGAAAGCGCCATTGGCCTTGCAGTCTTCGATGACCGCCTGGTAGATGGTGGCGTAGCAGCGATCCGGGATTACAGCCTTGGTGTCGTGCAACTGGCCGTCGGTGCCCCACATTTTGCCGGAGTCACGGATCATGGCCGGCATCGAGGCGTCGACGATCACGTCGCTCGGCACGTGCAGGTTGGTGATGCCTTTGTCGGAGTTGACCATCGCCAGGGAAGGGCGAGCGGCGTAGACCGCCTGAATGTCAGCTTCGATCTGCGCTTGTTGCTCGGCCGGCAGGGCCTTGATGCGAGCGTACAGGTCGCCGATGCCGTTGTTCAGGTTGAAGCCGATCTGTTCCAGCACGGTAGCGTGCTTGGCCAGGGCGTCTTTGTAGAACTCGGCAACGATCTGGCCGAACATGATCGGGTCGGAGACCTTCATCATGGTGGCTTTCAGGTGAACCGACAGCAGTACGCCTTGCTTCTTGGCGTCTTCGATTTCAGCGGCGATGAAGCTGCGCAGGGCGTTCTTGCTCAGCACGGCGGTATCGATGATCTCGCCGGCTTGAACCGAGGTCTTTTCTTTCAGGACGGTCGCGGAGCCGTCTTTGGCGATCAGCTCGATTTTGACAGCATCGGCTGCTTCGATCTGAACGGCTTTTTCGCTGCCGTAGAAGTCGCCGCTGGTCATGTGGGCAATGTGCGACTTGGAGTCGGCCGCCCACGCGCCCATTTTGTGCGGGTGCTTGCGCGCATAGTTCTTGACCGACAGCGGTGCGCGGCGGTCGGAGTTGCCTTCGCGCAGTACCGGGTTTACGGCGCTGCCCTTGACCTTGTCGTAACGTGCACGGGTTTCTTTTTCCGCGTCGGTGGTTACGGTTTCCGGATAGTCCGGCAGGGCATAGCCCTGGGCCTGCAGTTCCTTGATCGCGGCTTGCAGCTGCGGGGTCGAGGCACTGATGTTAGGCAGTTTGATGATGTTGGCTTCAGGCGTAACGGCCAGGTCGCCCAGTTCGGCGAGGTGGTCCGGGATGGCCTTGGCGCCCAGTTGCTCGGGGAAGCTTGCGAGGATGCGCCCTGCGAGGGAGATGTCGCGGGTTTCCACGGCAATATCAGCGGAAGCGGTGAAGGCCTCTACGATAGGCAGCAGTGAATAGGTGGCGAGGGCTGGGGCTTCGTCGGTGAAGGTGTAGATGATCTTCGAGCGGGTGGGCATATTCGGATTAACTCTCTTCTTTGCTGAAAGCGTGCGCAGAAACTCGAGATGCGCCGGGTGGAGCGCGTTCGTTCAAAGTCATCCATGAGCGAAATGTCGAGGTTTCTTCGCGGTGATGTTGGGTTGCATCAGTCGAGCGTCAAGCGGGTGGACTATTGTAATAGTCCTGCTTTGCTAGCCGAGGGCATCTGTTCCAGAGCGGTCGGCTGTCGTGACTCTTTGGTCAGCGGCGGCATTATACATAGGTCGCTATGCTTACGCCGAGCCTTCATACAAAAGGTGTGTCGTCCATTGGTCTAAAGGTCGCAGGGGGCAGGTTGCTACCAACGTCGCACGATGTGCTCAATATTGGCGATTTTGCCTTTGCTTTCAGGCTTGTAGGCGACAAATTATGCTGTTTTCGATGCAAATGAGCATGGCGCGAGGTTTCAGTCGCCATTTATCTGGAGTAGGCTCGAACGCAGCCAGATGTTCAATCCATAGATGGAGTTCAGCATGGGATACAAGAAGATTCAGGTTCCGGCAGTCGGCGACAAAATCACCGTCAATGCAGACCATTCTCTCAATGTTCCTGATCAACCGATCATCCCTTACATCGAAGGTGACGGTATTGGCGTCGACATCAGCCCGGTGATGATCAAGGTAGTCGACGCAGCTGTTGAAAAGGCCTACGGCGGCAAGCGCAAAATCTCCTGGATGGAGGTTTACGCTGGCGAAAAGGCCACTCAAGTCTACGACCAGGACACCTGGCTGCCCCAGGAGACCCTGGATGCGGTCAAAGATTACGTAGTGTCCATCAAAGGCCCGCTGACCACCCCGGTTGGCGGCGGCATCCGTTCGCTGAACGTGGCCCTGCGTCAGCAACTCGATCTGTATGTGTGTCTGCGCCCGGTGCGCTGGTTCGAAGGCGTGCCCAGCCCGGTCAAGAAGCCCGGCGACGTCGACATGACGATCTTCCGTGAAAACTCCGAAGATATTTACGCCGGGATCGAGTGGAAAGCCGGTTCGCCGGAAGCGATCAAGGTGATCAAGTTTCTCAAGGAGGAAATGGGGGTTACCAAAATCCGTTTCGACCAGGATTGCGGGATTGGCGTGAAGCCGGTTTCCAGGGAAGGCACCAAGCGCCTGGCGCGTAAAGCCCTGCAGTATGTAGTGGATAACGACCGCGACTCGCTGACCATCGTGCACAAAGGCAACATCATGAAGTTCACCGAAGGTGCCTTCAAGGAATGGGCCTACGAAGTGGCGGCTGAAGAGTTTGGCGCGACCCTGCTCGACGGCGGCCCGTGGATGCAGTTCAAGAATCCGAAGACCGGCAAGAATGTAGTGGTCAAGGACGCCATTGCCGATGCGATGCTTCAGCAGATCCTGCTACGTCCGGCCGAGTATGACGTGATCGCCACCCTCAACCTCAATGGTGACTACCTGTCCGACGCCCTGGCGGCGGAAGTGGGCGGTATTGGGATTGCGCCGGGTGCCAACCTGTCCGACACCGTGGCCATGTTCGAGGCCACACACGGGACGGCGCCGAAATATGCGGGCAAGGACCAGGTTAATCCGGGCTCATTGATCCTGTCGGCGGAAATGATGCTGCGCCACATGGGCTGGCTCGAAGCGGCGGACCTGATCATCAAAGGGACCAATGGTGCAATTTCGGCCAAGACTGTGACCTATGACTTCGAGCGTCTGATGGACGGTGCGAAGTTGGTGTCGTCGTCGGGCTTTGGTGATGCGCTGATTTCGCATATGTAGGAGCGGCAGGTATAAAAAACGGCCGTCCTGATTGTTCAGGAGGGCCGTTTTTATTTGCAGAGCATTTGCGTGGCCGACTATCAGGCCTTTTCTTTTTCTTTGTCTTTTTTGGCTTTATCTGCTGTTTGTTTGTCGTCGTGGGTTGCTTCGTGCTGCACGTGGTCGCGGTCTCCAGCTTTGCAGGCGTTACAGATGCCTACAGCGTGCAAGCCTTTTGGTCCTTGAATAATCTCAAATGACACCGGCTGGCCTGCTTTAAGCGTCTTGTACCCCTCCATCTCGATCGCTGAAAAATGCGCAAAAAGGTCCTCGGACTTACCATCTTCTACAATGAATCCGTAGCCCTTGGCATTGTTGAACCATTTGACCTTGCCTTTGATCTTGACGCCAGACATACCCATATCCCTCTGCACCAGACTCCATCACTGGAGTATCATCCAGTTTATCCGTCCTAACCCGAATAAATAAGGTTGACTGCGCGGACCTTTTTTACCCACTGTGGGTTCTATTGGTTGTAACACTGATTCGCCGATAGTCAAGGCGACCAGTCGGTCAGAGTTGAAATTCTGACAGGTCGCCCCCACCACTGTATTTGAACCACTGACGAACCTTTCTTTCCATGCATGCAATCAGCCAGATTCGACTAACATTCAATCAGGATCGACCGGATCACGAGCACGATGACGACGGTTCTGCAGGCATTGCTGTTCAGGAGGCCAAGCCTGCTTTACAGGCGCCGCCGATGTACAAGGTGGTTTTGTTCAACGATGACTACACACCGATGGATTTCGTGGTCGAAGTACTCGAGGTGTTTTTTAACCTGAACCGCGAGTTGGCGACCAAGGTAATGCTGGCCGTTCACACAGAAGGACGGGCAGTATGTGGAGTGTTTACCCGCGACATCGCCGAGACAAAGGCCATGCAGGTCAACCAGTACGCCAGGGAAAGCCAGCATCCGCTACTCTGTGAAATCGAGAAGGACGGTTAACGCCGACCACTTGGGTATGAGGTGAAGCTATGTTAAACCGCGAGCTCGAAGTCACCCTCAATCTTGCCTTCAAGGAGGCTCGTTCGAAGCGTCATGAATTCATGACCGTCGAACACCTGCTGCTGGCACTTTTGGATAACGAAGCTGCCGCTACCGTTTTACGTGCGTGCGGCGCCAACCTCGACAAACTCAAGCATGATCTGCAGGAGTTTATCGACTCCACCACGCCACTGATCCCCGTGCATGACGAGGACCGTGAAACCCAGCCAACCCTGGGCTTCCAGCGGGTATTGCAGCGTGCTGTTTTCCACGTTCAGAGCTCCGGTAAGCGTGAAGTCACAGGCGCCAATGTGCTTGTGGCGATTTTCAGCGAACAGGAAAGCCAGGCAGTGTTCCTGCTCAAGCAGCAGAGCGTTGCCCGTATTGATGTCGTCAACTACATCGCCCACGGTATCTCCAAGGTGCCCGGGCACGGCGATCATTCCGAGGGTGAGCAGGATATGCAGGACGACGAGGGCGGTGAGTCTTCTTCTTCGGGCAATCCACTGGATGCCTATGCCAGCAACCTCAATGAACTGGCACGCCAGGGGCGGATCGATCCGCTGGTGGGGCGTGAGCTTGAGGTTGAGCGTGTAGCGCAGATCCTCGCACGTCGTCGCAAGAACAACCCGCTGCTGGTGGGTGAGGCGGGCGTGGGTAAAACCGCGATTGCCGAAGGCCTGGCCAAGCGTATCGTCGACAATCAGGTGCCTGACCTGCTGGCCAACAGCGTCGTCTACTCCCTTGATCTGGGCGCCTTGCTCGCCGGGACCAAGTACCGTGGCGATTTCGAGAAGCGCTTCAAGGCGTTGCTCGGCGAGCTGAAAAAGCGTCCGCAGGCGATCCTGTTTATCGATGAGATCCATACCATCATTGGCGCCGGTGCGGCGTCCGGTGGGGTGATGGATGCCTCCAACCTGCTCAAGCCGCTGTTGTCGTCGGGTGATATCCGTTGCATCGGTTCGACCACGTTCCAGGAATTTCGCGGCATCTTTGAAAAAGACCGTGCCCTGGCGCGCCGTTTCCAGAAAGTCGATGTGTCCGAACCTTCGGTTGAAGACACCATCGGCATTCTGCGCGGGCTCAAGGGGCGCTTCGAGGCGCACCACGGTATCGAATACACCGATGAGGCTCTGCGTGCGGCTGCCGAGCTGGCGTCGCGCTACATCAATGACCGGCACATGCCGGACAAGGCGATTGATGTGATCGACGAGGCGGGTGCCTACCAGCGCCTGCAGCCGGTCGAGAAGCGTGTGAAGCGCATTGATGTGCCTCAGGTCGAGGATATTGTGGCGAAGATTGCGCGGATTCCGCCAAAACACGTCACCAGCTCCGATAAAGAGCTGCTGCGTAACCTGGAGCGTGACCTCAAGCTCACCGTATTCGGTCAGGATGCGGCCATCGACTCGCTGTCTACCGCCATCAAGTTGTCGCGTGCGGGCCTCAAGTCGCCGGACAAACCGGTCGGTTCGTTCCTGTTCGCAGGCCCGACCGGCGTCGGCAAGACCGAAGCGGCGCGTCAGTTGGCCAAGGCCATGGGTATTGAGCTGGTGCGCTTCGACATGTCCGAATACATGGAGCGCCACACGGTGTCGCGCCTGATCGGTGCGCCGCCGGGCTATGTCGGTTTCGACCAGGGCGGCCTGCTGACCGAGGCGATCACCAAGCAGCCGCATTGCGTGTTGCTGCTCGATGAAATCGAGAAGGCGCACCCGGAAGTCTTCAACCTGCTGCTGCAGGTGATGGACCACGGAACCCTGACCGACAACAACGGGCGCAAGGCGGACTTCCGTAACGTGATCGTGATCATGACCACCAACGCCGGTGCCGAAACGGCTGCGCGGGCTTCGATCGGCTTCAGCCATCAGGATCACTCTTCCGATGCGATGGAAGTGATCAAGAAGAGCTTTACGCCGGAGTTCCGTAACCGCCTGGACACCATTATCCAGTTTGGTCGCCTCAGCCATGAGGTCATCAAAAGCGTGGTGGACAAGTTCCTTACCGAGCTTCAAGCGCAGTTGGAAGACAAGCGCGTGCAGCTGGAAGTGACGGACGCGGCACGCAGCTGGCTGGCCGAAGGTGGCTACGACGCGGCAATGGGCGCCCGCCCGATGGCGCGTCTGATCCAGGACAAGATCAAGCGGCCATTGGCCGAAGAGATCCTGTTCGGCGAGCTGTCCGACCATGGTGGCGTGGTGCATATCGATCTGAAGGATGGCGAGCTGACCTTCGATTTCGAGACCACCGCCGAAATGGCCTGATCGTTTACTGCAATACAGCAAAAGGCGCCGAAAGGCGCCTTTTTGCTGTCTTGAAGATATCGCAAATCCCTGTGGGAGCAGGCAAGCCAGCTCCTACAGGGGCAATTTTGGTGGCGGATAAATAGCGCACACACAAAAACGCCCGGCATAACCGGGCGTTTTGTATTGACTTGCTTAACGAGCGCGGTAAGTGATGCGCCCTTTGCTCAAGTCATAGGGCGTCAGCTCGACGCGCACTTTGTCACCGGTAAGAATACGAATGTAGTTCTTGCGCATCTTGCCGGAGATATGCGCGGTTACGACGTGCCCATTTTCCAACTCCACACGAAACATGGTGTTGGGCAGGGTGTCGACGACAGTGCCTTCCATTTCGAAGCTGTCTTCTTTCGACATGCAGTAAAGCCCTCGGTATCCAGTGAATGGCCCGGTGCAACTGCGCCAGGCAAAAGCGGCGTGCATTGTGCCCGAAAAAGGGTGTTTAAGCCAAGGGGTTCTAGTTAAGCGTGACCCATCTTTGATTAATCAGCAGCTCGATCGGCCGATATTGGGTTTTGTAGCTCATCTTTTTGCAGTTTTTGATCCAGTACCCGAGGTACACCGCTTCCAGTTCCTGGCGCATGGCTTCGCCGATTTGCCAGAGGATGGCGAAGCGCCCGAGGCTGCGGCGTTCTTCGGCCGGTTCGTAAAAGGTGTAGACCGCCGACAGGCCGTTAGGCAGCAAATCGGTCACGGCCACGGCCACCAGGCGACCCTCGAGGCGGAACTCGTAGAAGCGCGAAAAAGGCAAATCGCGTACCAGGAAGGTGGAAAACTGGTCGCGACTGGGCGGGAACATGTCGCCGTCGGCATGGCGTTGTTCGATGTAGCGCTGGTAAAGGTCGAAGTATTCTTCGCTGAACCTGGGTTTGGCCGGCGTAACCGTCAGGTCGGCGTTGCGTTTGAGGATGCGCTTCTGGTTGCGGTCCGCTGCAAACTGCGCCACAGGAATGCGTGCCGGGACGCACGCATTGCAGTTTTGGCAATGAGGCCGGTACAGATGATCGCCGCTGCGCCGAAAACCCATTTCCGAGAGATCGGCATACACATGCACGTCCATTGGCTGGCTGGGGTCGAGGAACAGCGTGGTGGCCTGCTCGTCGGGC
The genomic region above belongs to Pseudomonas poae and contains:
- the mnmA gene encoding tRNA 2-thiouridine(34) synthase MnmA; its protein translation is MRDPAPSDTQKKRVIVGMSGGVDSSVSAVLLMEQGYEVEGLFMKNWEEDDGTEYCTAMDDLADAQAVCDRIGIKLHTANFAAEYWDNVFEHFLAEYKAGRTPNPDILCNREIKFKAFLDYAMMLGADLIATGHYVRRRDIDGRTELLKGLDPNKDQSYFLHAVGGEQIAKTLFPVGELEKPEVRKIAEKHGLATAKKKDSTGICFIGERRFSDFLKQYLPAQPGEIKTTEGDVIGRHHGLMYHTIGQRQGLGIGGLKDAGEEPWYVLVKDLEHNVLIVGQGNEHPLLFSGALLASEIYWVNPIDLSTPRRLTAKVRYRQSDQPCTLEKTASGYRATFDDPQRAVTPGQSVVFYDGEICLGGGVIEVAEPWSNPA
- a CDS encoding NUDIX hydrolase is translated as MTWQPHITVATIVEDNGKFLMVEELKGGRAVLNQPAGHLDPHETLTEAAVRETLEETGWDVEPTGIVGIYLYTAPSNGVTYQRVCFIAKALKHHPDYQLDEGILRARWLTRDELMAVRDDWRSELIIRCIDDYLAGQRHSLELIRPSL
- a CDS encoding NADP-dependent isocitrate dehydrogenase, giving the protein MPTRSKIIYTFTDEAPALATYSLLPIVEAFTASADIAVETRDISLAGRILASFPEQLGAKAIPDHLAELGDLAVTPEANIIKLPNISASTPQLQAAIKELQAQGYALPDYPETVTTDAEKETRARYDKVKGSAVNPVLREGNSDRRAPLSVKNYARKHPHKMGAWAADSKSHIAHMTSGDFYGSEKAVQIEAADAVKIELIAKDGSATVLKEKTSVQAGEIIDTAVLSKNALRSFIAAEIEDAKKQGVLLSVHLKATMMKVSDPIMFGQIVAEFYKDALAKHATVLEQIGFNLNNGIGDLYARIKALPAEQQAQIEADIQAVYAARPSLAMVNSDKGITNLHVPSDVIVDASMPAMIRDSGKMWGTDGQLHDTKAVIPDRCYATIYQAVIEDCKANGAFDPTTMGSVPNVGLMAKKAEEYGSHDKTFQIKADGVVRVTDSKGTLLMEQAVEAGDIFRMCQTKDAPIQDWVKLAVNRARASNTPAIFWLDPKRAHDGVVVEKVQAYLKDHNTEGLDIRIMSPVDAMKFTLERTRKGLDTISVTGNVLRDYLTDLFPIMELGTSAKMLSIVPLMNGGGLFETGAGGSAPKHVQQLLEENFLRWDSLGEFLALAASLEHLGVTYNNPKALVLSKTLDQATGQFLDNNKSPSRKVGNIDNRGSHFYLALYWAQALAAQTEDTALQAQFGELAKTLSDNEATIVAELNAVQGKPVDIGGYYAPNPELTSNAMRPSNTLNAAIAKLK
- the icd gene encoding NADP-dependent isocitrate dehydrogenase is translated as MGYKKIQVPAVGDKITVNADHSLNVPDQPIIPYIEGDGIGVDISPVMIKVVDAAVEKAYGGKRKISWMEVYAGEKATQVYDQDTWLPQETLDAVKDYVVSIKGPLTTPVGGGIRSLNVALRQQLDLYVCLRPVRWFEGVPSPVKKPGDVDMTIFRENSEDIYAGIEWKAGSPEAIKVIKFLKEEMGVTKIRFDQDCGIGVKPVSREGTKRLARKALQYVVDNDRDSLTIVHKGNIMKFTEGAFKEWAYEVAAEEFGATLLDGGPWMQFKNPKTGKNVVVKDAIADAMLQQILLRPAEYDVIATLNLNGDYLSDALAAEVGGIGIAPGANLSDTVAMFEATHGTAPKYAGKDQVNPGSLILSAEMMLRHMGWLEAADLIIKGTNGAISAKTVTYDFERLMDGAKLVSSSGFGDALISHM
- the clpS gene encoding ATP-dependent Clp protease adapter ClpS; the encoded protein is MHAISQIRLTFNQDRPDHEHDDDGSAGIAVQEAKPALQAPPMYKVVLFNDDYTPMDFVVEVLEVFFNLNRELATKVMLAVHTEGRAVCGVFTRDIAETKAMQVNQYARESQHPLLCEIEKDG
- the clpA gene encoding ATP-dependent Clp protease ATP-binding subunit ClpA, which gives rise to MLNRELEVTLNLAFKEARSKRHEFMTVEHLLLALLDNEAAATVLRACGANLDKLKHDLQEFIDSTTPLIPVHDEDRETQPTLGFQRVLQRAVFHVQSSGKREVTGANVLVAIFSEQESQAVFLLKQQSVARIDVVNYIAHGISKVPGHGDHSEGEQDMQDDEGGESSSSGNPLDAYASNLNELARQGRIDPLVGRELEVERVAQILARRRKNNPLLVGEAGVGKTAIAEGLAKRIVDNQVPDLLANSVVYSLDLGALLAGTKYRGDFEKRFKALLGELKKRPQAILFIDEIHTIIGAGAASGGVMDASNLLKPLLSSGDIRCIGSTTFQEFRGIFEKDRALARRFQKVDVSEPSVEDTIGILRGLKGRFEAHHGIEYTDEALRAAAELASRYINDRHMPDKAIDVIDEAGAYQRLQPVEKRVKRIDVPQVEDIVAKIARIPPKHVTSSDKELLRNLERDLKLTVFGQDAAIDSLSTAIKLSRAGLKSPDKPVGSFLFAGPTGVGKTEAARQLAKAMGIELVRFDMSEYMERHTVSRLIGAPPGYVGFDQGGLLTEAITKQPHCVLLLDEIEKAHPEVFNLLLQVMDHGTLTDNNGRKADFRNVIVIMTTNAGAETAARASIGFSHQDHSSDAMEVIKKSFTPEFRNRLDTIIQFGRLSHEVIKSVVDKFLTELQAQLEDKRVQLEVTDAARSWLAEGGYDAAMGARPMARLIQDKIKRPLAEEILFGELSDHGGVVHIDLKDGELTFDFETTAEMA
- the infA gene encoding translation initiation factor IF-1, with protein sequence MSKEDSFEMEGTVVDTLPNTMFRVELENGHVVTAHISGKMRKNYIRILTGDKVRVELTPYDLSKGRITYRAR
- a CDS encoding arginyltransferase, producing the protein MTELARLKFYATQPHSCSYLPDEQATTLFLDPSQPMDVHVYADLSEMGFRRSGDHLYRPHCQNCNACVPARIPVAQFAADRNQKRILKRNADLTVTPAKPRFSEEYFDLYQRYIEQRHADGDMFPPSRDQFSTFLVRDLPFSRFYEFRLEGRLVAVAVTDLLPNGLSAVYTFYEPAEERRSLGRFAILWQIGEAMRQELEAVYLGYWIKNCKKMSYKTQYRPIELLINQRWVTLN